A window from Streptomyces sp. FXJ1.172 encodes these proteins:
- a CDS encoding DegT/DnrJ/EryC1/StrS family aminotransferase, with the protein MSTNDSIPLVHASLGEQELAAVAEVFASGWPAGQGPKGKALEAQLAEKYGVADAVAVSNCGAALHLAMMALGVGPGDEVIVADYGFPAPAQAALYVGATPVFADVRPDTYTVDPQVVAGLVTPRTVGIIAVDTVGMPADYVELQAIADRHGLFLVEDAACAVGATYRGRQAGSLAEIGCLSFHGRKGASSGEGGALLAADAKIGKDARLRSSFGIGSIFDMGKVVGLPIPTFTEIGYNFKLSDIAAAILQVQLGRIDELLGRRDVVAGQYAELLGDDELLTVPTVPGDRTHAWQTYMVTLDPGVDRGAVASELRGRGIGCGHGTFAGHIQPVFQAKQECPVSADLARRQLAIPMHAELTEDQVARVAEVLRGAVRANASTGRRAA; encoded by the coding sequence GCCCCAAGGGCAAGGCGCTCGAGGCGCAGCTGGCCGAGAAGTACGGCGTCGCCGACGCGGTCGCGGTGAGCAACTGCGGTGCCGCCCTGCACCTGGCCATGATGGCGCTCGGAGTGGGCCCGGGCGACGAGGTCATCGTCGCCGACTACGGCTTCCCGGCACCCGCCCAGGCCGCCCTCTACGTCGGCGCCACCCCGGTCTTCGCCGACGTACGCCCTGACACCTACACCGTCGACCCGCAGGTGGTGGCCGGCCTGGTCACGCCGCGTACCGTCGGCATCATCGCCGTGGACACCGTCGGCATGCCCGCCGACTACGTCGAACTGCAGGCGATCGCCGACCGCCACGGACTGTTCCTCGTCGAGGACGCCGCCTGCGCGGTCGGCGCCACCTACCGGGGCCGCCAGGCCGGTTCCCTCGCCGAGATCGGCTGCCTGTCCTTTCACGGACGCAAGGGCGCGTCCAGCGGCGAGGGCGGTGCGCTGCTCGCCGCCGACGCGAAGATCGGCAAGGACGCGCGGCTGCGCTCCTCCTTCGGCATCGGCTCCATCTTCGACATGGGAAAGGTCGTCGGCCTGCCCATCCCGACGTTCACCGAGATCGGCTACAACTTCAAGCTGTCCGACATCGCCGCGGCGATCCTGCAGGTGCAACTGGGCCGCATCGACGAACTGCTGGGACGGCGTGACGTGGTCGCCGGGCAGTACGCCGAACTCCTCGGCGACGACGAGCTGCTGACGGTGCCGACGGTGCCGGGCGACCGTACCCACGCCTGGCAGACCTACATGGTGACGCTGGATCCGGGCGTGGACCGCGGCGCGGTCGCCAGCGAGCTGCGCGGGAGGGGCATCGGCTGCGGGCACGGCACCTTCGCCGGCCACATCCAGCCCGTGTTCCAGGCGAAGCAGGAGTGCCCGGTCTCGGCCGATCTCGCCCGGCGTCAGCTCGCCATACCCATGCACGCCGAGCTGACCGAGGACCAGGTCGCCCGGGTCGCCGAGGTTCTGCGCGGCGCCGTGCGCGCCAACGCGAGCACCGGCCGGCGCGCCGCGTAG
- a CDS encoding class I adenylate-forming enzyme family protein, producing the protein MKGSTAYTSIQKRGLHIGLLPEMAAAVNPSTPISLDHDLDVLPEAGRRLTVAQYAGHVDDLAARLWAAGVRPDERVVIYKTANADHWMLASAVSRIGAVVVNLSPALDPATVAVLLERVDQPTLLTDGTKFDLLADVPLTVLTRRVITSAGERPGAIALAGLAGAPRVKPVVRPIDEAAVITHTSGTTGIPKLVVHTPRTQGIRLLPQWRLLSLMRKKDTVAIHVPFVHSRMVAAMSLALLKEYPVLLLRETDPAIVAEQFLRHRPGFIEALPNSLMEWEGLTEDPRMPFASVKVFSSTFDAIHPGTMSKLLNASTRRGALFFQIYGQSEVGPAVGRAYFRHSAHKANGRCVGWQMPLGAAKVRVVSRDGKRPTEQNPGRIEVAWPGIAKTYFGEQERYDDNRKGEWWGTGDVGYFTRFGCLHMLDREVDMIPGIKSSLEIEDVVLSKLDELSELVVVQGPNSEPVPVICTVDDKPLDPARWRAAVAGFPQLADPVQIPQAELPRTATLKVQRLALARRFENQLQERA; encoded by the coding sequence ATGAAGGGCTCGACAGCCTACACATCGATACAGAAGCGCGGCCTGCACATCGGCCTCCTGCCGGAGATGGCCGCGGCCGTGAATCCCTCAACGCCCATCTCCCTGGACCACGACCTGGACGTACTGCCCGAGGCGGGCCGGCGTCTGACGGTGGCTCAGTACGCCGGGCACGTGGATGACCTGGCCGCCCGCCTGTGGGCGGCCGGCGTCAGGCCCGACGAGCGCGTCGTGATCTACAAGACGGCCAATGCCGACCACTGGATGCTCGCCTCCGCGGTCTCCCGTATCGGCGCGGTCGTCGTGAACCTCTCACCGGCCCTGGACCCTGCCACCGTGGCGGTCCTGCTCGAGCGGGTCGACCAGCCGACCCTGCTCACCGATGGGACCAAGTTCGACCTCCTCGCGGACGTGCCGCTGACGGTACTCACCCGCCGGGTGATCACCTCGGCCGGGGAGCGGCCCGGGGCGATCGCGCTCGCCGGCCTCGCCGGCGCGCCGCGGGTCAAGCCGGTGGTCCGGCCGATCGACGAGGCCGCCGTCATCACCCACACCTCCGGCACCACCGGCATCCCCAAGCTTGTGGTGCACACCCCGCGCACCCAGGGCATCCGCCTGCTGCCGCAGTGGCGGCTGCTGTCTCTGATGCGCAAGAAGGACACCGTCGCCATCCATGTGCCCTTCGTGCACTCGCGGATGGTCGCGGCGATGTCCCTGGCGCTGTTGAAGGAGTACCCGGTCCTGCTCCTGCGCGAGACGGACCCGGCGATCGTCGCCGAGCAGTTCCTGCGCCACCGCCCGGGCTTCATCGAGGCGCTGCCCAACTCGCTCATGGAGTGGGAGGGGCTCACCGAGGACCCGCGGATGCCGTTCGCCTCGGTGAAGGTCTTCAGCAGCACCTTCGACGCCATCCACCCCGGGACGATGAGCAAGCTGCTCAACGCCTCCACCCGGCGCGGGGCACTGTTCTTCCAGATCTACGGCCAGAGCGAGGTCGGCCCCGCCGTCGGCCGCGCCTACTTCCGCCACTCCGCCCACAAGGCCAACGGCCGCTGCGTCGGCTGGCAGATGCCCCTGGGCGCGGCCAAGGTGCGCGTCGTCAGCCGTGACGGCAAGCGCCCGACGGAGCAGAACCCCGGCCGTATCGAGGTCGCCTGGCCGGGCATCGCCAAGACGTACTTCGGCGAGCAGGAACGCTACGACGACAACCGCAAGGGCGAATGGTGGGGGACCGGCGACGTCGGCTACTTCACCCGGTTCGGCTGCCTGCACATGCTCGACCGGGAGGTCGACATGATCCCCGGGATCAAGAGTTCCCTGGAGATCGAGGACGTCGTGCTCAGCAAGCTGGACGAGCTGAGCGAGCTGGTCGTGGTGCAGGGACCGAACTCCGAACCGGTCCCGGTGATCTGCACCGTCGACGACAAGCCGCTGGACCCCGCCCGCTGGCGCGCCGCCGTCGCAGGTTTCCCCCAGCTCGCCGACCCCGTCCAGATCCCGCAGGCCGAACTGCCGAGGACGGCCACCTTGAAGGTGCAGCGCCTCGCGCTGGCCCGCCGGTTCGAGAACCAGCTTCAGGAGCGGGCGTGA
- a CDS encoding methyltransferase translates to MVGPSRFMSLVASFELGIVDTLRETPGLTADQLGAAVGTKPDVVEQLLLLLVKEGFVAHDDTAGTYTLDALAHVPVSDLNRALNYMNLIKVTALRQLYWLTESARTGTIVGLKELYGAEGTLYDAVADHQDLNDAWLRLMNNVTANIDPWFFDNIDVPAGAKVLDVAGNTGLGAIHTYRHKRSEGLKVTTFDLPDKEPEALKNFKAEGLEEHLSFIGGNVFDEIPQGYDVALIKHFLDMFDKSDVVRILQGVHKSLNVGGTVNILVPVYPENIKDTDNYNVDFFPAFFIGCAMGQGGPQKLSTYARWLEECGFKVTQAITKNAAEIPPDVIPVQGLLTATKIA, encoded by the coding sequence ATGGTGGGACCCTCGCGCTTCATGAGCCTTGTCGCCAGCTTCGAACTGGGCATCGTCGACACGCTGCGCGAGACCCCGGGCCTGACCGCGGACCAGCTCGGTGCCGCCGTCGGCACCAAGCCGGACGTCGTGGAGCAGCTGCTGCTCCTGCTGGTCAAGGAGGGCTTCGTAGCCCACGACGACACCGCCGGCACCTACACCCTCGACGCGCTCGCGCACGTGCCCGTCAGCGACCTGAACCGGGCGCTCAACTACATGAACCTGATCAAGGTCACGGCGCTGAGGCAGCTGTACTGGCTCACCGAGAGCGCCCGGACCGGCACGATCGTGGGCTTGAAGGAGCTGTACGGCGCCGAGGGCACCCTGTACGACGCGGTCGCCGACCACCAGGACCTGAACGACGCCTGGCTCAGGCTGATGAACAACGTCACCGCCAACATCGACCCCTGGTTCTTCGACAACATCGACGTCCCGGCCGGCGCCAAGGTGCTCGACGTCGCCGGCAACACCGGCCTCGGGGCGATCCACACCTACCGCCACAAGCGCTCCGAGGGGCTGAAGGTGACCACCTTCGACCTGCCGGACAAGGAGCCCGAGGCGCTGAAGAATTTCAAGGCCGAGGGCCTCGAGGAGCACCTGTCCTTCATCGGCGGCAACGTGTTCGACGAGATCCCCCAGGGCTACGACGTCGCCCTGATCAAGCACTTCCTGGACATGTTCGACAAGAGCGACGTGGTCAGGATCCTCCAGGGCGTGCACAAGTCGCTGAACGTGGGCGGCACGGTCAACATCCTGGTGCCGGTCTACCCCGAGAACATCAAGGACACGGACAACTACAACGTCGACTTCTTCCCGGCCTTCTTCATCGGCTGCGCCATGGGCCAGGGCGGTCCGCAGAAGCTGTCGACCTACGCGCGCTGGCTGGAGGAGTGCGGGTTCAAGGTGACCCAGGCGATCACCAAGAACGCCGCGGAGATCCCGCCGGACGTCATTCCCGTCCAGGGCCTGCTTACCGCGACGAAGATCGCGTGA
- a CDS encoding undecaprenyl diphosphate synthase family protein yields the protein MTTLMLLPDGMRRWSQAHGASLDDGYTAMADKLIEFMGWAREEGVKTLVVTASSAANYSRPEAAVTTFMNAFNDVARRICDTYNFDFSGSLDLVAAPYISELEELRDKSAKDADFTLHYILGMSLQHEVVSIFNKLNGKIPELTEEILAENAYVPAQVDYLIRTGGAVRMSSFFPLMSPYAELYFSPVLFPDMTRADFDAALADLRARDRRFGGYPVGG from the coding sequence GTGACCACCTTGATGCTGCTGCCGGACGGCATGCGCCGCTGGTCCCAGGCACATGGCGCATCTCTCGACGACGGCTACACGGCGATGGCGGACAAGCTGATCGAGTTCATGGGCTGGGCCCGGGAGGAGGGCGTCAAGACGCTCGTCGTCACGGCTTCCTCCGCCGCGAACTACAGCCGTCCCGAGGCCGCGGTGACCACGTTCATGAACGCGTTCAACGACGTGGCGCGCCGCATCTGCGACACGTACAACTTCGACTTCTCCGGGTCGCTCGACCTGGTGGCAGCCCCCTACATCTCCGAACTGGAGGAGCTGCGGGACAAGTCGGCCAAGGACGCCGACTTCACGCTGCACTACATCCTGGGCATGTCCCTCCAGCACGAGGTCGTCAGCATCTTCAACAAGCTCAACGGGAAGATCCCGGAGCTGACCGAGGAGATCCTCGCGGAGAACGCCTATGTCCCGGCGCAGGTCGACTACCTCATCCGCACCGGCGGTGCGGTCCGTATGTCGTCCTTCTTCCCGCTGATGTCCCCGTACGCGGAGCTGTACTTCTCCCCGGTCCTTTTCCCCGACATGACGCGGGCCGACTTCGACGCCGCTCTTGCGGACCTGCGTGCACGGGACCGGCGCTTCGGCGGCTACCCGGTGGGAGGCTGA
- a CDS encoding aromatic prenyltransferase — MSRTAEIERVYSAIEEGSRLLGAACSRDKVLPVLDAFGDALPEAMIVFGGQAGDRHKGELDYSFTVPRSIGDPYPHALSKGLVAETDHPVGSVLSDIQGRWPIGEYFVDAGVVGGFKKLYAHFPDDMQKVSEIAAIPSMPRAVAANADLFARYGLDKVAMVGVDYRHKTVSVYFHFGPDGRPTPGTIRAMLGDLHMPDPAQEMLEFAHRSFRANITLGWDSPDIIRVAFAPPPVRGLDPSAVPGRMAPGMEEFARTAPRVYTGGRVNLYAVKWMRGEEFLEVNTYYQLAGLQEKLVVEAPREQG, encoded by the coding sequence ATGTCCAGGACCGCTGAGATAGAAAGGGTGTACTCGGCCATCGAGGAGGGCTCTCGACTGCTGGGTGCAGCCTGCTCACGTGACAAGGTCCTGCCGGTACTGGACGCGTTCGGGGATGCGCTCCCGGAGGCCATGATTGTTTTCGGCGGGCAGGCCGGCGACCGCCACAAGGGAGAACTCGACTACAGCTTCACGGTTCCCCGGTCGATCGGTGACCCGTATCCCCATGCGCTGTCGAAGGGGCTCGTGGCCGAGACGGACCATCCCGTCGGCTCCGTGCTCTCCGACATCCAGGGGCGCTGGCCCATCGGGGAGTACTTCGTCGACGCCGGCGTCGTCGGCGGATTCAAGAAGCTGTACGCGCATTTCCCGGACGACATGCAGAAGGTGTCGGAGATCGCCGCCATTCCGTCGATGCCGCGCGCCGTGGCCGCGAACGCGGATCTCTTCGCCCGCTACGGCCTGGACAAGGTGGCGATGGTCGGAGTCGACTACCGGCACAAGACCGTGAGTGTGTATTTCCACTTCGGTCCGGACGGGCGTCCGACGCCTGGCACCATCCGCGCGATGCTGGGCGACCTCCACATGCCGGACCCGGCACAGGAGATGCTGGAATTCGCGCACCGGTCGTTTCGCGCCAACATCACCCTGGGCTGGGATTCCCCGGACATCATCCGGGTCGCCTTCGCTCCGCCGCCGGTGCGCGGACTGGATCCGTCGGCGGTGCCCGGCCGTATGGCGCCGGGAATGGAGGAATTCGCGCGCACCGCTCCGCGCGTCTACACCGGCGGGCGTGTGAACCTGTACGCCGTCAAGTGGATGCGCGGCGAGGAATTCCTCGAGGTCAACACGTATTACCAGCTGGCGGGCCTGCAGGAGAAGCTCGTCGTCGAGGCTCCCAGGGAACAGGGCTAG
- a CDS encoding TetR/AcrR family transcriptional regulator, with product MPGATEVANAGPENLAAYANALFEEAIAGPREQLGERLFRMSLTAWENPQLRPQLLEKIRSATTSEEGAAALRDHFSAMLVERVGEVVGASRLHLNAVVAQVVGLIMLRYVMRMEPIASASVGELVDTFAPTIQRYLDA from the coding sequence ATGCCCGGAGCGACCGAGGTGGCGAACGCGGGACCGGAGAACCTGGCCGCATACGCGAACGCGCTTTTCGAGGAGGCCATCGCCGGGCCGCGCGAGCAGCTCGGCGAACGCCTCTTCCGGATGTCCCTGACAGCCTGGGAAAACCCTCAGCTGAGGCCACAGCTCCTGGAGAAGATCCGGTCCGCGACCACCAGCGAGGAGGGCGCGGCAGCGCTTCGCGACCACTTCTCCGCGATGCTGGTCGAGCGGGTGGGTGAGGTGGTCGGGGCGTCGCGGCTGCACCTCAACGCGGTGGTGGCCCAGGTCGTGGGCCTGATCATGCTGCGCTACGTGATGCGGATGGAGCCGATCGCGTCGGCGTCGGTTGGCGAGTTGGTCGACACCTTCGCCCCCACGATCCAGCGCTATCTGGACGCCTAG
- a CDS encoding aromatic prenyltransferase → MSGNAADKLYSAIEETAGLLDVTCSRDKVWPVLTSFEKFLPQAAILFRVATDARHAEELNLHFMMLPGDVDPYALALSNDLIAKTDHPVGSLLSDIAEQFPVETYGIDFGVVKGFQKTWSCFPGSSMQSLAKLADIPSVPRGLAENIGFFSRYGLDENVTLVGIDFGHKTMNVYFGDVAECLEPDVIRAMLRDIDMPEPSEQLLNFAQQAFGFYATFSWDSPKIQRFCYAAIAPDPTALLDRIEPKIEHFLKTVPYGVDDPKAVYAATSPADGEFYKIQSYYQWRPRLVNHMHTSVPDSSE, encoded by the coding sequence ATGTCTGGGAACGCGGCGGACAAGCTCTACTCGGCCATCGAGGAAACCGCCGGCCTGCTGGATGTGACCTGCTCGCGTGACAAGGTCTGGCCGGTGCTGACCTCGTTCGAGAAGTTTCTCCCGCAGGCCGCCATTCTCTTCCGGGTGGCGACCGACGCGCGCCACGCGGAAGAACTCAATCTGCACTTCATGATGCTTCCGGGTGACGTCGACCCGTATGCCCTCGCGCTGTCGAACGATCTCATCGCGAAGACGGACCACCCCGTCGGCAGCCTGCTCTCGGACATCGCGGAACAGTTCCCGGTCGAAACCTACGGCATCGACTTCGGAGTCGTGAAGGGCTTCCAGAAGACCTGGTCGTGCTTCCCCGGCAGCAGCATGCAGAGCCTTGCGAAGCTCGCCGACATCCCGTCCGTGCCGCGCGGCCTCGCCGAGAACATCGGCTTCTTCTCCCGCTACGGCCTGGACGAGAACGTGACCCTGGTCGGCATCGACTTCGGGCACAAGACGATGAACGTGTACTTCGGCGACGTGGCCGAATGCCTCGAGCCGGACGTCATCCGCGCGATGCTGCGCGACATCGACATGCCGGAGCCGAGCGAGCAGCTGCTCAACTTCGCCCAGCAGGCGTTCGGCTTCTACGCCACCTTCAGCTGGGACTCCCCGAAGATCCAGCGATTCTGCTACGCGGCGATCGCCCCGGATCCGACGGCGCTGCTCGACCGGATCGAGCCGAAGATCGAGCACTTCCTGAAGACCGTCCCGTACGGCGTCGACGACCCCAAGGCCGTCTATGCGGCGACCTCTCCGGCAGACGGGGAATTCTACAAGATCCAGTCCTACTACCAGTGGCGGCCCCGCCTGGTGAACCACATGCACACGAGCGTGCCCGACTCCAGCGAGTAA
- a CDS encoding 1-deoxy-D-xylulose-5-phosphate synthase has translation MGLLEKIHRPEDVRRLDSSRLPELAAEIRDFLVDAVSKTGGHVGPNLGVVELTIALHRVFESPRDRLLFDTGHQAYVHKLLTGRRAGFDRLRQRGGMSGYPSQAESEHDVIENSHASTALSYADGLVKAQQLTGSDGSVVAVVGDGAMTGGMAWEALNNIAACAGRPVVIVLNDNGRSYSPTVGGFASHLASLRRAAGRDSAPEPTEQGPAPQSMFESLGLTYLGPVDGHDLSALEEALGAARALARPVVVHCVTRKGYGYAPAENHTEDCFHGPGAFDPVTGASRVASDTSWTEVFGSELVKIGAERADVVALTAAMLHPTGLAEFAETYPERVFDVGIAEQHAVTSAAGLALGGLHPVVAVYATFLNRAFDQVLMDVALHRLPVTFVLDRSGVTGSDGPSHNGMWDMSMLSLVPGLRIGAPRDGARLQELLREAVDVSDAPTAVRYPKGPVPKDIDAIGKFGTMDVLARHIGLGHTSHDAEEVLLIGVGSLAGMCVEAGRLLAAQDLGVTVVDPRWVKPLDSALADAARQHRLVAVVEDNGRVGAVGDAVARLLRDAGIPTPVCTFGIPQEFLEHASRSEILTDIGLSAQSLARTIAHLVEQTSVAAHGDDWSMPLPA, from the coding sequence ATGGGCCTTCTTGAGAAGATTCACCGTCCAGAAGATGTCCGGAGGCTGGATTCTTCGCGGTTGCCGGAACTCGCCGCCGAGATCCGCGACTTCCTGGTGGACGCGGTATCCAAGACGGGCGGGCATGTCGGGCCGAACCTCGGCGTCGTCGAGTTGACCATCGCGCTGCACCGCGTCTTCGAATCCCCCCGGGACCGGCTGCTGTTCGACACCGGCCACCAGGCCTACGTCCACAAGCTGCTGACCGGGCGCCGGGCCGGGTTCGACCGGCTGCGCCAGCGCGGCGGGATGTCCGGATACCCGAGCCAGGCCGAGTCCGAGCACGACGTCATCGAGAACTCCCATGCCTCGACCGCGCTCTCCTACGCCGACGGGCTGGTGAAGGCCCAGCAGCTCACCGGCAGCGACGGCAGCGTCGTCGCCGTCGTCGGGGACGGCGCGATGACGGGCGGCATGGCCTGGGAGGCGCTGAACAACATCGCGGCGTGCGCGGGCCGCCCGGTGGTGATCGTGCTCAACGACAACGGCCGCTCCTACTCACCGACCGTCGGGGGCTTCGCCAGCCATCTGGCCTCGCTCAGGCGTGCCGCCGGCCGGGACAGCGCGCCGGAACCCACCGAGCAGGGTCCGGCCCCGCAGTCGATGTTCGAAAGCCTCGGCCTCACCTACCTCGGCCCGGTGGACGGGCACGACCTGTCCGCCCTGGAGGAGGCCCTCGGCGCGGCGCGCGCCCTCGCCCGCCCGGTGGTCGTGCACTGCGTCACCAGGAAGGGCTACGGCTACGCCCCGGCGGAGAACCACACGGAGGACTGCTTCCACGGCCCCGGCGCCTTCGACCCGGTCACCGGTGCCTCGCGGGTCGCCTCCGACACCTCCTGGACGGAGGTGTTCGGCTCCGAGCTGGTGAAGATCGGCGCTGAGCGCGCCGACGTCGTGGCCCTCACGGCCGCCATGCTGCACCCGACCGGCCTCGCCGAATTCGCCGAGACCTACCCCGAGCGCGTCTTCGACGTCGGCATCGCCGAACAGCACGCGGTCACGTCCGCGGCCGGTCTCGCGCTCGGCGGGCTGCACCCGGTGGTGGCGGTGTACGCCACCTTCCTCAACCGCGCCTTCGACCAGGTCCTGATGGACGTCGCGCTGCACCGGCTGCCGGTAACCTTCGTCCTGGACCGCTCCGGCGTCACGGGCAGCGACGGGCCCAGCCACAACGGCATGTGGGACATGTCGATGCTCTCCCTGGTACCCGGCCTGCGGATCGGCGCCCCGCGCGACGGGGCCCGGCTGCAGGAACTCCTGCGCGAAGCGGTGGACGTCTCGGACGCGCCCACAGCCGTGCGGTACCCGAAAGGCCCGGTGCCCAAGGACATCGACGCCATCGGCAAGTTCGGCACCATGGACGTGCTGGCCCGGCACATCGGCCTGGGGCACACCAGCCACGACGCCGAGGAGGTGCTGCTGATCGGCGTCGGCTCCCTGGCCGGTATGTGCGTGGAAGCCGGACGCCTGCTGGCCGCTCAGGACCTGGGCGTCACGGTCGTGGACCCCCGGTGGGTCAAGCCGCTGGACTCCGCCCTCGCCGACGCGGCCCGCCAGCACCGCCTGGTGGCCGTGGTCGAGGACAACGGCCGGGTGGGCGCCGTGGGCGACGCGGTCGCCCGGCTGCTGCGCGACGCCGGCATCCCCACGCCGGTGTGCACCTTTGGCATCCCCCAGGAGTTTCTCGAGCACGCCAGCCGGTCCGAGATCCTCACCGACATCGGGCTGAGCGCCCAGAGCCTCGCCCGCACCATCGCACACCTCGTCGAGCAGACGTCCGTCGCTGCCCACGGCGATGACTGGTCCATGCCATTGCCTGCTTGA
- the ispG gene encoding flavodoxin-dependent (E)-4-hydroxy-3-methylbut-2-enyl-diphosphate synthase, which yields MPNVDLGVPQVPQRPTVKRRRSRPIKVGSVGVGGDHPISVQSMTTTLTADVNATLQQIAQLTAAGCQIVRVAVPSQDDADALPQIARKSMIPVIADIHFQPKYVFAAIDAGCAAVRVNPGNIKKFDDRVKDIAQAAFEAGVPIRIGVNAGSLDKRLLQKHGKATPEALAESALWEASLFEEHGFRDIKISVKHNDPVVMIEAYRQLAAQCDYPLHLGVTEAGPAFQGTIKSAVAFGALLSEGIGDTIRVSLSADPVEEVKVGTKILESLGLRQRGLEIVSCPSCGRAQVDVYKLADEVNAALEGFPAPLRVAVMGCVVNGPGEAREADLGVASGNGKGQIFVRGEVVKTVPESQIVETLIEEAMRLAEEMGVDPLADKETGSRAA from the coding sequence GTGCCGAATGTCGATCTAGGTGTACCGCAGGTCCCGCAGCGACCGACGGTGAAGCGGCGACGCTCCCGTCCGATCAAAGTGGGATCCGTCGGGGTGGGCGGGGACCACCCCATCTCGGTGCAGTCGATGACCACCACACTGACGGCCGACGTCAACGCGACCCTGCAGCAGATCGCCCAACTCACCGCCGCCGGTTGCCAGATCGTCCGCGTCGCCGTCCCCTCCCAGGACGACGCCGACGCCCTGCCCCAGATCGCCCGCAAGTCGATGATCCCGGTGATCGCCGACATCCACTTCCAGCCCAAGTACGTCTTCGCGGCGATCGACGCCGGCTGCGCGGCCGTACGGGTCAACCCGGGCAACATCAAGAAGTTCGACGACCGGGTCAAGGACATCGCCCAGGCCGCCTTTGAGGCCGGCGTGCCCATCCGGATCGGCGTCAATGCCGGCTCGCTCGACAAGCGGCTGCTGCAGAAGCACGGCAAGGCCACCCCGGAGGCGCTGGCGGAGTCCGCGCTGTGGGAGGCGTCCCTGTTCGAGGAACACGGCTTCCGGGACATCAAGATCTCGGTCAAGCACAACGACCCGGTCGTGATGATCGAGGCCTACCGGCAGCTGGCCGCCCAGTGCGACTACCCCCTGCACCTCGGCGTCACCGAGGCCGGGCCCGCCTTCCAGGGCACCATCAAATCCGCCGTGGCCTTCGGCGCGTTGCTGAGCGAGGGCATCGGCGACACCATCCGGGTCTCGCTGTCCGCCGACCCGGTGGAAGAGGTCAAGGTCGGCACCAAGATCCTGGAGTCGCTGGGCCTGCGCCAGCGGGGACTCGAGATCGTCTCCTGCCCCTCGTGCGGGCGCGCCCAGGTGGATGTGTACAAGCTGGCCGACGAGGTCAACGCCGCCCTGGAGGGCTTCCCCGCTCCGCTGCGGGTGGCGGTCATGGGGTGTGTCGTCAACGGACCCGGCGAGGCCCGTGAGGCCGACCTGGGCGTGGCGTCCGGCAACGGCAAGGGCCAGATCTTCGTCCGGGGAGAGGTCGTCAAGACCGTGCCCGAGTCGCAGATCGTCGAGACGCTGATCGAGGAGGCCATGCGCCTCGCCGAGGAGATGGGCGTCGACCCGCTCGCCGACAAGGAGACCGGCTCCCGGGCGGCCTGA